The following are encoded in a window of Mycobacterium sp. ELW1 genomic DNA:
- a CDS encoding potassium channel family protein: protein MAKGRLRRRLEAIDENLAAKPDSALVDYLHIPEKFVSPGRRIARRLIYALTALFLAVFIVYLDRDGYRDVREGPLTFLDCLYYATVSLSTTGYGDITPYTETARLVNVLVITPLRVAFLIVLVGTTVETLTTASRQALKIQRWRNSVRNHTVVIGYGTKGRTAVAAMIGDGVAPADIVVVDTDQASLDRANAAGLVTVRGDANKSDVLRLAGAQHANSIIVATNSDPTAVLVTLTARELAPKAKIIAAVREAENQHLLRQSGADSVVVSSETAGRLLGIATTTPSVVEMIEDLLTPDAGFAIAEREVEHKEVGGSPRHLPDIVLGVVRDGKLLRVDDAEVDALEATDRLLYVRATGED from the coding sequence GTGGCCAAGGGTAGGTTGCGGCGCAGGCTCGAGGCGATCGACGAGAACCTGGCAGCCAAGCCCGACAGCGCACTCGTCGACTACTTGCACATCCCGGAGAAGTTCGTCAGCCCGGGTCGCCGCATCGCCCGCCGGTTGATCTACGCCCTGACCGCGCTGTTCCTGGCGGTCTTCATCGTCTACCTCGACCGGGACGGCTACCGCGACGTCCGCGAGGGACCGCTGACCTTCCTGGACTGCCTGTACTACGCCACCGTGTCGCTGTCGACCACCGGCTACGGCGACATCACCCCGTACACCGAGACCGCGCGCCTGGTGAACGTCTTGGTCATCACCCCGCTTCGGGTGGCATTCCTGATCGTCTTGGTCGGTACCACCGTGGAAACCCTGACCACGGCGTCGCGGCAGGCTCTCAAGATCCAGCGTTGGAGGAACAGCGTGCGCAACCACACCGTCGTCATCGGCTACGGGACGAAGGGCAGGACGGCGGTGGCCGCGATGATCGGTGACGGTGTCGCGCCCGCCGACATCGTCGTCGTCGACACCGACCAGGCGTCGCTCGACCGGGCCAACGCCGCCGGACTGGTCACCGTGCGCGGCGACGCCAACAAGTCCGACGTGCTGCGGCTGGCCGGCGCCCAGCACGCCAATTCGATCATCGTGGCCACCAACAGCGACCCGACCGCGGTGCTGGTCACCCTGACCGCACGCGAGCTGGCGCCGAAAGCCAAGATCATCGCCGCGGTGCGGGAAGCCGAGAACCAGCATCTGCTTCGGCAGTCCGGCGCCGACTCGGTGGTGGTGTCCTCGGAGACCGCGGGCCGGTTGCTCGGCATCGCGACCACCACGCCCAGCGTCGTCGAGATGATCGAAGACCTGCTGACCCCGGACGCCGGCTTCGCGATCGCCGAGCGGGAGGTCGAGCACAAGGAGGTCGGCGGCTCACCGCGCCACCTGCCCGACATCGTGCTCGGCGTGGTGCGCGACGGGAAGCTGCTGCGCGTCGACGACGCGGAAGTCGACGCCCTGGAGGCCACCGACCGGCTGCTCTACGTCCGCGCCACCGGAGAAGACTGA
- a CDS encoding WhiB family transcriptional regulator — protein MSTSTVREEKLPVLPCHDGNPDLWFAESPMELERAKVLCGDCPIRRQCLAAALDRGEPWGVWGGEIIERGSIVERKRPRGRPRKDVIAA, from the coding sequence ATGTCGACATCGACAGTCCGCGAGGAGAAACTGCCGGTGTTGCCGTGCCACGACGGGAATCCCGACTTGTGGTTCGCCGAGAGTCCCATGGAGCTGGAGCGCGCGAAGGTGCTCTGCGGGGACTGTCCGATCCGGCGGCAATGCCTTGCCGCCGCGTTGGACCGCGGTGAGCCGTGGGGAGTTTGGGGCGGCGAGATCATCGAACGCGGCAGCATCGTGGAGCGCAAGCGGCCACGGGGGCGTCCGCGCAAGGACGTGATCGCGGCCTAG
- the nudC gene encoding NAD(+) diphosphatase, whose translation MAFRLRNVPLLSRVGADRADHLRTDVDAAIAGWADAALLRVDHRNQVMVADGRVSLTPAVKHAAAPPPDAVFLGRLEDNRHVWAVRAALEAPEHGEGEVSDLRRGGQQIDDVSAQLLASALALLNWHEHARYSAVDGSPTKAVKAGWSRLNPLTGHEEFPRIDPAIIVLIHDGHDRAVLARQTVWPQRLFSLLAGFVEAGESFESCVAREVNEEIGLSVRDVEYLGSQPWPFPRSLMVGFHAIGDPEQEFVFHDGEIAEAAWFTRAEVREALEHGDWSSDSSSKLLLPGSISIAREIIESWAHAT comes from the coding sequence GTGGCTTTCCGACTGCGTAACGTTCCGCTGCTCTCCCGGGTGGGCGCCGACCGTGCCGACCATCTTCGTACCGATGTCGACGCCGCCATCGCCGGCTGGGCCGACGCCGCGCTGCTGCGCGTCGATCACCGCAACCAGGTGATGGTCGCCGACGGTCGGGTGTCGCTGACGCCGGCGGTCAAGCACGCCGCCGCGCCGCCGCCGGATGCGGTGTTCCTGGGCCGCCTGGAGGACAACCGGCACGTATGGGCGGTGCGCGCGGCCCTCGAGGCTCCCGAGCACGGCGAGGGTGAGGTGTCGGATCTGCGCCGCGGCGGTCAGCAGATCGACGACGTCAGCGCTCAGCTGCTGGCGTCCGCGCTGGCCCTGCTGAACTGGCATGAGCACGCCCGCTACAGCGCCGTGGACGGGTCACCGACCAAAGCGGTCAAGGCGGGTTGGTCGCGGCTGAATCCGCTCACCGGCCACGAGGAGTTCCCCCGCATCGACCCGGCCATCATCGTGCTGATTCACGACGGTCATGACCGGGCGGTGCTGGCCCGCCAGACAGTGTGGCCGCAGCGGCTGTTCTCGCTGCTGGCCGGGTTCGTCGAAGCGGGGGAGTCGTTCGAGAGCTGCGTGGCGCGCGAGGTCAACGAGGAGATCGGCCTGTCGGTGCGCGACGTCGAGTACCTGGGCAGTCAGCCGTGGCCGTTCCCGCGGTCACTGATGGTGGGGTTCCATGCCATCGGCGATCCCGAGCAGGAGTTCGTTTTTCACGACGGCGAGATCGCCGAGGCGGCCTGGTTCACCCGGGCCGAGGTGCGGGAGGCGCTCGAGCACGGCGACTGGAGCAGTGACTCGTCGTCGAAACTGCTGCTGCCGGGCTCGATCTCGATTGCCCGCGAGATCATCGAGTCCTGGGCGCACGCCACCTAG
- a CDS encoding PDZ domain-containing protein: protein MNRRILTLLTALVPIVVFGVLLAVVTVPYVSLGPGPTFDTLGEVDGKPVVAIDGTETHPTSGHLNMTTVAQRDGLTLGQALTLWVSGREQLVPRDLVFPPDKSREDVEKDQDADFKRSEDSAEYAALGYLKYPSAVRVEKVNDPGPSAGKLQNGDAIDAVDGKPVANIAEFTALLKATKPGQEIVLDYRRKNGPPGVARITLGNNQDRDYGYLGVAVLDAPWAPFKIDFNLANIGGPSAGLMFSLAVIDKLTTGDLNGSKFIAGTGTISADGKVGPIGGITHKMLAAQEAGASVFLVPAENCDEAKSMRDDNMELVKVDTLSSAVDSLHTLTSGGRPPSC, encoded by the coding sequence GTGAACAGGCGGATTCTGACGCTGCTGACGGCGCTCGTGCCGATCGTCGTCTTCGGCGTGCTGCTGGCGGTCGTGACGGTGCCCTATGTGTCGCTGGGCCCGGGGCCGACGTTCGACACGCTCGGTGAGGTCGACGGCAAGCCGGTGGTGGCCATCGACGGCACCGAAACCCATCCCACCTCCGGGCACCTGAACATGACCACCGTCGCGCAGCGCGACGGCCTGACGCTGGGCCAGGCACTGACCTTGTGGGTGTCGGGTCGCGAGCAGCTGGTTCCGCGGGACCTGGTGTTCCCGCCGGACAAGTCGCGCGAAGACGTCGAGAAGGATCAGGACGCCGACTTCAAGCGGTCCGAGGACAGTGCCGAGTACGCGGCGCTGGGGTATCTGAAATACCCCTCGGCGGTGCGGGTGGAGAAGGTGAACGATCCGGGGCCGTCGGCGGGCAAACTGCAGAACGGCGACGCGATCGACGCCGTCGACGGTAAGCCGGTAGCGAATATCGCGGAGTTCACGGCGCTACTGAAGGCCACCAAACCGGGCCAGGAAATCGTCCTCGACTATCGCCGCAAGAACGGCCCGCCGGGCGTCGCGCGAATCACCTTGGGCAACAACCAGGATCGCGACTACGGCTATCTCGGGGTGGCGGTGCTCGACGCGCCGTGGGCGCCGTTCAAGATCGATTTCAACCTGGCCAACATCGGCGGCCCGTCGGCCGGGTTGATGTTCAGCCTCGCCGTCATCGACAAGCTGACCACCGGCGATCTCAACGGATCGAAGTTCATCGCCGGCACCGGAACGATCAGCGCGGACGGCAAGGTGGGCCCGATCGGTGGCATCACCCACAAGATGCTGGCCGCCCAGGAGGCCGGGGCGAGTGTGTTCCTGGTGCCTGCCGAAAACTGCGATGAGGCGAAGTCCATGCGCGACGACAACATGGAGTTGGTGAAGGTCGACACGTTGAGCAGCGCCGTCGATTCGCTGCACACGCTGACCTCCGGCGGGCGTCCGCCCAGCTGCTAG
- a CDS encoding zinc-dependent metalloprotease, giving the protein MPDQPFGFSAGDDPDRDKPKKDPNPGPGDPFGFAGGDFNMADLGQIFTKLGQMFSGAGNPMAGGSGPVNYDVARQLASSSIGFVAPIASATSTAVADAVHLADTWLDGATALPAGATKAVAWTPNDWVDGTLDRWKRLCDPMAEQISSVWAQSLPEEAKAMAGPLMAMMTQMGGMAFGSQLGQALGKLSREVLTSTDIGLPLGPTGVAALMPDAIETLSEGLEQPRSEIMTFLAAREAAHHRLFSHVPWLSSQLLNAVEAYAKGMKIDMSGLEELAQGINPAALTDPAAMEQLLSQGMFEPKATPEQTAALERLETLLALIEGWVQTVVTAALGERIPGTAALSEMLRRRRATAGPAEQTFATLVGLELRPRKMREAASLWERLTDAVGIDARDAVWQHPDLLPSSADLDEPAGFIDRIIGGDTSSLDIDAAIEEFQKAEDEKSEDGKKNDDGPVDS; this is encoded by the coding sequence ATGCCTGACCAGCCCTTCGGCTTCTCCGCGGGAGACGACCCCGACCGCGACAAGCCGAAAAAGGACCCGAACCCCGGCCCCGGTGACCCGTTCGGTTTCGCCGGCGGCGACTTCAACATGGCCGACCTCGGTCAGATCTTCACCAAGCTCGGCCAGATGTTCAGCGGCGCCGGCAACCCGATGGCCGGCGGCTCGGGACCGGTCAACTACGACGTGGCCCGCCAGCTGGCGTCCAGCTCGATCGGCTTCGTCGCTCCCATCGCGTCCGCCACCAGCACCGCCGTCGCCGACGCCGTGCACCTGGCCGACACCTGGCTTGACGGGGCGACCGCGCTGCCCGCCGGGGCGACCAAAGCCGTCGCGTGGACCCCCAACGACTGGGTGGACGGCACGCTGGACCGCTGGAAGCGCTTGTGCGACCCGATGGCCGAGCAGATCTCGTCGGTGTGGGCGCAGTCGCTGCCTGAGGAGGCCAAGGCGATGGCCGGGCCGCTGATGGCGATGATGACCCAGATGGGCGGCATGGCGTTCGGCTCGCAGCTGGGCCAAGCCCTCGGCAAGCTGTCCCGCGAAGTGCTGACGTCGACCGACATCGGACTGCCGCTGGGACCGACCGGCGTGGCCGCCCTGATGCCCGACGCCATCGAGACGCTGTCCGAAGGCCTCGAGCAGCCGCGCAGCGAGATCATGACGTTCCTGGCCGCCCGCGAGGCGGCTCATCACCGGCTGTTCAGCCACGTGCCGTGGCTGTCGAGCCAGCTGCTGAATGCCGTCGAGGCCTACGCCAAGGGCATGAAGATCGATATGAGCGGCCTCGAGGAGCTGGCGCAGGGCATCAACCCGGCCGCGCTGACCGACCCGGCCGCCATGGAACAACTGCTCAGCCAGGGCATGTTCGAGCCGAAAGCCACCCCGGAACAGACGGCGGCGCTCGAGCGGCTCGAAACCCTGCTGGCGCTGATCGAGGGCTGGGTTCAGACCGTGGTCACCGCCGCACTCGGCGAGCGCATTCCCGGCACCGCGGCGCTCTCGGAGATGCTGCGGCGCCGCCGGGCCACCGCCGGACCTGCCGAACAGACCTTCGCGACGTTGGTCGGGCTGGAACTGCGCCCCCGCAAGATGCGGGAGGCCGCCTCGCTGTGGGAGCGACTCACCGACGCCGTCGGCATCGACGCGCGCGACGCCGTCTGGCAGCACCCGGATCTGCTGCCCAGCTCCGCCGACCTCGACGAGCCGGCCGGCTTCATCGACCGGATCATCGGCGGCGATACCAGCAGCCTGGACATCGACGCCGCGATCGAGGAATTCCAGAAGGCCGAAGACGAAAAGTCGGAAGACGGCAAGAAGAACGACGACGGGCCTGTGGATAGCTGA
- a CDS encoding mycoredoxin: protein MSGNDPQLTMYSTVWCGYCKRLKTALKSAGIAFTEVDIEHDPDAAKFVMSVNNGNQTVPTVKFSDGSALTNPSLKDVQAKLAS, encoded by the coding sequence ATGAGTGGCAACGATCCCCAGCTCACCATGTACTCCACCGTGTGGTGCGGCTACTGCAAGCGCCTGAAGACCGCGCTGAAATCGGCGGGCATCGCGTTCACCGAAGTCGACATCGAGCACGACCCGGACGCGGCCAAGTTCGTGATGTCGGTCAACAACGGCAACCAGACCGTCCCGACCGTGAAATTCTCCGACGGTTCGGCGCTGACCAACCCCAGCCTCAAAGACGTCCAGGCCAAGCTCGCGTCGTAG
- a CDS encoding ATP-dependent DNA helicase UvrD2 codes for MPVTVDHLTGLDDEQREAVLAARGPLCVLAGAGTGKTRTITHRIAHLVANGHVAAGQVLAVTFTSRAAGEMRSRLRAMDAQNMGAPVGSVQALTFHAAALRQLRYFWPRVVGDTGWQLLDTKFSVVAQAASRARLQVSTDDVRDLAGEIEWAKASLISPEGYAAAVAKIQRDIPLDAAKVATVYAGYEKLKANRDGIALLDFDDLLLHTAGAIENDAAVAAEFRDRYRCFVVDEYQDVTPLQQRVLDAWLGNRDDLTVVGDANQTIYSFTGASPRYLLDFSRQFPDATVVRLERDYRSTPQVVSLANRVIAAARGRVAGSKLHLIGQREPGPSPTFHEHPDEVAEAASVARAIKRLVESGTPAGEIAVLYRINAQSEAYEEALTEAGIPFQVRGGEGFFSRQEIRQSLLALQRAAERSVGEEGPLPEVVRQILEPLGLTGEPPAGTKARERWEALTALADLVDDEVAARPQLDLPALVAELRVRADARHPPVVQGVTLASLHAAKGLEWDAVFLVGLADGTLPISHALAHGPDSEAVEEERRLLYVGITRARVHLELSWALARTPGGRQGRRPSRFLNGIAPQTQAEPTPNRPRKQKGATPRCRVCNAVLSTAPSIMLRRCETCSVDVDDELLSQLKDWRLRTAKELKVPAYVVFTDNTLIAIAESLPADDAALVAIPGIGARKLEQFGPDVLEMVRARQ; via the coding sequence ATGCCGGTGACCGTCGACCATTTGACCGGCCTCGACGACGAACAGCGCGAGGCCGTGCTGGCCGCCCGGGGGCCGTTGTGTGTGCTGGCCGGCGCCGGCACCGGTAAGACCCGCACGATCACGCACCGCATCGCGCATCTGGTCGCCAACGGTCACGTCGCCGCCGGTCAGGTACTGGCCGTGACGTTCACCTCGCGCGCCGCGGGGGAGATGCGCTCCCGGCTGCGTGCCATGGATGCGCAGAACATGGGCGCCCCGGTCGGATCCGTGCAGGCGCTGACGTTCCACGCCGCCGCGCTGCGTCAGCTGCGGTACTTCTGGCCGCGGGTGGTCGGTGACACGGGCTGGCAGCTGCTGGACACCAAGTTCTCCGTCGTGGCGCAGGCCGCCAGCCGGGCCCGCCTGCAGGTCAGTACCGACGACGTCCGTGACCTGGCCGGCGAAATCGAATGGGCCAAGGCCTCATTGATCAGCCCCGAGGGCTACGCCGCCGCGGTGGCCAAGATCCAGCGTGACATCCCGCTGGACGCCGCGAAGGTCGCCACCGTGTACGCCGGCTACGAGAAGCTCAAAGCCAACCGCGACGGCATCGCGCTGCTGGATTTCGACGACCTGCTGCTGCACACCGCCGGCGCGATCGAGAACGATGCCGCGGTGGCCGCCGAGTTTCGGGACCGCTACCGCTGCTTCGTCGTCGACGAATACCAGGACGTCACGCCGTTGCAGCAGCGGGTGCTCGACGCATGGCTGGGCAATCGCGACGACCTGACCGTCGTCGGCGACGCGAACCAGACCATCTACTCGTTCACCGGCGCCTCGCCGCGCTACCTGCTCGATTTCTCCCGCCAGTTCCCCGACGCGACGGTGGTGCGTCTCGAGCGGGACTACCGATCCACCCCGCAGGTGGTGTCGCTGGCCAACCGGGTGATCGCGGCGGCGCGCGGCCGGGTGGCCGGCAGCAAGCTGCACCTGATCGGTCAGCGCGAACCCGGCCCGTCGCCGACGTTCCACGAACATCCCGACGAGGTCGCCGAAGCGGCATCCGTCGCGCGTGCGATCAAGCGACTCGTCGAATCCGGAACGCCCGCAGGCGAAATCGCGGTGCTGTATCGCATCAACGCGCAATCCGAGGCCTACGAGGAGGCGCTCACCGAGGCCGGCATCCCGTTCCAGGTGCGCGGCGGTGAGGGCTTCTTCAGCCGCCAGGAGATCAGGCAGTCACTGCTGGCGCTGCAGCGCGCGGCCGAACGTTCCGTCGGCGAGGAGGGCCCGCTGCCGGAGGTCGTGCGCCAGATCCTCGAACCGCTCGGCCTGACCGGCGAACCACCGGCCGGCACCAAGGCCCGAGAGCGCTGGGAGGCGCTCACCGCACTGGCCGACCTGGTCGACGACGAGGTTGCCGCCCGCCCGCAGTTGGACCTACCCGCCTTGGTGGCCGAGCTCAGGGTGCGCGCCGATGCCCGGCACCCACCGGTGGTGCAGGGCGTGACGCTGGCCTCGCTGCACGCCGCCAAGGGCCTGGAATGGGATGCGGTGTTCCTGGTCGGCCTCGCCGACGGCACGCTGCCGATCTCGCATGCGCTGGCGCACGGACCGGACAGTGAGGCGGTGGAGGAGGAGCGCCGCCTGCTGTACGTCGGAATCACCCGGGCTCGAGTGCATTTGGAGCTCAGCTGGGCCTTGGCCCGAACCCCGGGTGGCCGTCAGGGCCGGCGTCCGTCCCGGTTCCTCAACGGCATCGCACCGCAGACCCAGGCCGAGCCGACGCCGAACCGGCCGCGCAAGCAGAAGGGCGCGACACCGCGCTGCCGGGTCTGCAACGCGGTGCTGAGCACGGCGCCGTCAATCATGTTGCGCCGCTGCGAAACCTGCTCGGTCGACGTCGACGACGAACTCCTGAGTCAGCTCAAGGATTGGCGGCTTCGCACCGCCAAGGAGCTGAAAGTGCCTGCCTACGTTGTCTTCACCGACAACACGCTGATCGCGATCGCCGAGTCGCTGCCCGCCGACGATGCGGCACTGGTGGCGATCCCCGGTATCGGGGCGCGCAAGCTCGAGCAGTTCGGACCCGATGTGCTCGAGATGGTGCGCGCCCGCCAGTAG
- a CDS encoding TOMM precursor leader peptide-binding protein — MPVLLRPDDAVQVGWDPRRAVLVRPPDGVTPAALASLLRGMHVPLDKTELQRLAAAHGLADNLDQLLDALESSGVVRGRARPTAARALAIRVHGSGPLADLLVEALRCSGARIAQTSHTGAALSTARADMVVLTDYLVADPRLVRDLHTVGIPHLPVRVRDGAGLVGPLVIPGVTSCLACADLHRTDRDGAWPAVAAQLRDVIGTADRPTVLATAAVALGQVQRIITAVRGQEAAGAPPTTLNTTLQVDVSNNTITARRWSRHPRCEC, encoded by the coding sequence ATGCCGGTGCTGTTGCGTCCCGACGATGCGGTGCAGGTCGGCTGGGATCCCCGCCGCGCCGTGCTGGTTCGCCCACCTGACGGAGTCACGCCGGCCGCGCTGGCAAGCCTGCTGCGCGGCATGCACGTTCCCCTCGACAAGACCGAACTGCAGCGGCTGGCCGCCGCGCACGGACTCGCCGACAATCTCGACCAGCTGCTCGACGCACTCGAAAGCAGCGGCGTCGTCCGCGGCCGGGCCCGCCCCACCGCTGCCCGCGCGCTGGCGATCCGGGTGCACGGCAGCGGCCCCCTGGCCGATCTTCTGGTCGAAGCGCTGCGCTGTTCCGGGGCGCGGATCGCGCAGACCAGCCACACCGGCGCCGCCCTGTCGACGGCGCGCGCCGACATGGTCGTGCTGACCGACTACCTTGTCGCCGATCCCAGGCTGGTGCGCGACCTCCACACCGTCGGCATCCCGCACCTGCCGGTACGGGTGCGCGACGGCGCCGGGCTGGTCGGCCCGCTGGTGATCCCCGGCGTGACGAGCTGCCTGGCCTGCGCCGACCTGCACCGCACCGACCGGGACGGCGCCTGGCCCGCGGTGGCCGCACAGCTACGCGACGTGATCGGTACCGCCGACCGTCCGACCGTTCTAGCAACCGCCGCCGTCGCGCTCGGACAGGTGCAGCGCATCATCACCGCGGTGCGCGGACAGGAAGCGGCCGGCGCTCCCCCGACCACGCTGAACACCACCCTGCAGGTCGATGTGAGTAACAACACGATCACGGCTCGCCGCTGGTCACGGCATCCACGCTGCGAATGCTGA
- the tpx gene encoding thiol peroxidase, protein MAQITLRGNPINTVGDLPAVGAQAPAFTLTGTDLGDLDSGQYSGKALVLNIFPSVDTPVCATSVRTFNERAAATGAPVVNISKDLPFALKRFCGAEGIENAVAASAFRSSFGEDFGITITDGPMAGLLGRAVVVVGADGKVAYTELVPEIGQEPDYDAAIAALG, encoded by the coding sequence ATGGCACAGATAACCCTGCGTGGAAACCCGATCAACACCGTTGGAGACCTGCCCGCCGTCGGCGCCCAGGCCCCCGCCTTCACCTTGACCGGCACCGATCTCGGCGACCTGGACAGCGGCCAGTACAGCGGAAAAGCTCTGGTGCTCAACATCTTTCCCTCGGTCGACACCCCGGTGTGCGCTACCAGCGTGCGGACGTTCAACGAGCGTGCGGCGGCCACCGGTGCACCGGTGGTCAACATCTCCAAGGACCTGCCGTTCGCGCTGAAGCGGTTCTGCGGCGCCGAGGGCATCGAGAACGCCGTGGCCGCGTCGGCGTTCCGCAGCAGCTTCGGTGAGGACTTCGGCATCACGATCACCGACGGACCGATGGCCGGCCTGCTGGGTCGCGCGGTCGTGGTCGTCGGCGCCGACGGCAAGGTGGCCTACACCGAGCTGGTCCCCGAGATCGGCCAAGAGCCCGACTACGACGCCGCCATCGCCGCCCTGGGCTGA